GTAGAACAATTGATGCTcatgatgaagaaaatattaggAATTTTGAGGGGAAATTTATGTGGGGGTGAGTGTATTTTAAAGAGAATTAAGAAGAGTGATTAGCGGCGGTGAAGTGATcaatgagaaagaaattgagatCAAAAGAGGCCATGTTTGAATCCatattaattcttttgttttttctaaaagagaaaaagatttgaatttgaatttgagagtTATTGGAGGAGGAAGGGGTCCCTCTAAATTAAAGATCAAAGTTGGGGTCTTGTCGTTTAAGGAATTAAATCGAATGATGTGATTTTACTCCactaattcaatatatatatatcttacaaAGGGATTTTGCCATTTGATTCAATATCTACATTATACcattaaatgatattaataacaatagtAAGAGGATATTCAATTTTGGATTTATAGGGTTGTGTGGTTTTTGGAGGACAAACATACAATAGGAACATTGAGCAGTAGctaggaaaaataataatacacacTTTAACATTAGAATTCACTTTAAGGCTAACAAGAACTCAACAATAATGTACCAAACACGATTGTGGTTTGAATTTCTCCGCTctcaatttaaacttaaaaaataaaattactcgttgatagaattaaaaaaatttactataatttattttactattttaaaaaaggttttttatatattctaaaataatttttcagaCCTAAAGTGTTTCTTAGTTAATTAGCTTCactattttccaaaattaatcATCCttgttttgattaattaatttcatatggCATTTCCAATTATGCATtgatgagaaaacaaaaaaaaggggCAAAAGAGAAATGGAGACAGTCAATAATGCATATAAAAGATCATTAcacaaaaaaagtaaaagaaggGGACATATCTATCTCACATTATTTCATGAAAACATTATACCTTTACctaataaacaataatgtctatatatatattcatcttGACTTGTCTTTATGAGCTCCACCCAAGTAAttcaaaaagtttgaaagaatatattacccatttgaaaatttaccaTCACCTTCGTTAGTAAATTTAAAGACTAACTAAATGTGGGTGtgacaaattttctataaattatatacGTAACACACATAAATGTTAgctttacaaaatataaactgATCCACACACATTTGTATTGCTCGTGATCTTAAATTTGAACTACCATATATAATTACGTTGATAGTTACTTTCATTGCCTTGTCTTggttacatatatatacacactctATAGACTCTTCTTATTTGGTTGCTTATATAATGAATGCATTGCTCTTTTAAAGGAATTAAATGGGTAGGGGAGACATCAATCGACCACCCTATAAACTTTAGCTTTttggggaaaaagaaaggcaattgatgatattttggttCCACTTCCATATGTTACTATTTTATAGGTAAAAGTACCTTTATTTTACTCGATgggttaaaatatcattttggtcTCTATACTTTATagtttcttcaattttggttaaatatattttttatattcagttttagtttaatcttttttaataaatcttaaatttagtctcGTCTACTACTAGTTGATtgtagacttttttttaattttctattagaatttttacaataaattttaaaaatttattcacATATTATGCTTCTTTGTATTAAGATTAttgtgatttatttaattaattgatttcaataaaaaattaactagaTTTAACTAGGACtgcaatttaaatttgggaGGGTATGagaactaaaattataataaatttcaaaggtGAGGAGAAAAATGGTATCTTTTAGTAAATAATTATTCCAAATAATGAGATCAAGTTTGtctctaaatatttatatataataataataattaaagctACTTAttcatcttattttatttatttgttagaaTAATAATCTATAGTATCTtgacttaaagaaaaaagaaatcaaatgtttgATTTAGGTCTATGATTCTATTAAAAAGAGAGTGAAGAGATCAATAACTATATTGATGTCCCTatgatatataaatacaataatcaTTCCTCATTAAGTTTATTATGATAAGTatgtttataaacttattatatatttaatttgctAGTTGATGTTTTAATAAGTTAAATCACTTTTCTCAAAAAAGATATTAAGATgttgtttataattaaaaagcatATGGGTGGAGATCACCTAGAAATAAGTTTAgttagtgtatatatatatgggttGTTGGCTCTACATGGGTTTAATTTGgtgtataaaatatacaaaaagtttttaagttttgatgTTTCCATCTAATAAGTTTCTACGTttgtaaaaatgaatataatgttgggagggaaagaaaataatatttaatgaaataattatcaaatatggCTTAATTAATGTGTccaaaatatgaattaaaatcaaagagagaaaaaaatgaaattaaatcacaataattaattataatattctatttttcaaattgaaaattgaaattaagcCTAACATTCATTCCTTCAAAAGTCTAATAATTTTGTGAACATTTATTGATTTCAAGTGTACAAAATCTAACTTGTACCCTTCATGCTATGCTATGGCATTTATTATATCTTCCACCAGAATTCCATCAATTAGGTTAAGTCATATACTCTTCAATTAAGAAGGTGGAAGAGATTCAAATATGTTCACCCACATTGGATGTTAAAATAACTCAACAACgtaaatgttttgaatttaactAATGCATCAATGCATAGTGAATCATGGAAATTACAATACACACATTTACATAGGTAATGGGATTCTTTTCCCTTGTTGTTATAAACTATAAGGAATTAGAAGACATAGAAAAGTGAAAGCTCAAATTTTCAAGCCATTTAGGAAGAATTTAGAGGCAGTGGGTAGCCTTTCCTTTTGCCTCTTCCTCCAAATTCAAAGCCATCTTGGAAGTTGGAAACCCTAAACTTCCactatatatttgaagttttatatatatatatatatttgtgtgtggggttatatattttttttggttgatttttggGAGTtctatcaattaaaaattaaaaattatatcaatttaatctTTGAAACATGTTTCAACTTATGCTTTctaattacattttgtttGGATAAACACAACCCTGTAAGGTTTATaatttcatcaatcaaatcCCTAATTAACTTAGTCTCTCAATTAAgaatatttcatttgaaaatgatcCATTGCGCCAATTCTAATTAATCAtccattttattaatatgataTATTGTCATGCATAATTTACATATGTGTAAGAATTATATCGACTGCAAATAGACTACTTTCAAGTCTAAtctcaataaataattgtttaaatttttataacaatttagaaattaaaagcttcatcaattatattttctcaaacaaagtttagaaaaatgatattaattgCTATACTTACAAAAATTGATCGTTTAATTGAAGCATGCATACATATATGTCAAAaccaataaagaaaaaaaactatgttaAATTGAGCAATATGGTACAAAATGTTTGGATTGTCtcaaaatgtaacaaaaaagaGGAGGGGGAAGGGGAAACATgttgaaattaaatacatattttatatatataaaagatacaaatgccaagaaataataataatgtatatagagatatataataaaagtaaaagtttggcattgaaaaaataaaatagagagagagagagagagggcgTTGAAAACCTAAGTTAGGGTTAGAATTGAAAGACCATTCCCAAGTTTGTTTGGATCCATAAAAATGGCTTCCCCCTCGTTCATCCCACAACGTTAGACAAAGGGCATACCatcaatattatatacatataaatctCCTTCCTTTCCACGTTAACTTTTAGTAATCATTTAATGTAAAATCAGTTTTCATCACTGAACCGTTAGAAAAAATATCTCTCACTTCTACTAAGAACACAAGAATTTGCAtgaaaaactctaaatttgaagaaaaactaTGCAAAAAAGGAATCTATTATATGTAAAAATTTGCTACATTCGCATGTAGTAAACCTACTCGAAATACCACCTCTCAAGATTTTTCCTTTTCGGTTTTTCAATACACTTTTACtttcaagtttttattaagttatatattcaaattttgacatttatacactcattttgaaatgaaaatcaaactcaaagtCGAAATATCAAACAAAGTTGTTTTAAAGGGACAAATGGGGTTTGCATCAACGTTGATGCcaatagaatatatataacaaaaaaagaattaaaaagtgaGATTTTCTAAACAATGTTATGGAAATGATCAGTTGAATGTGCATAAGATTTTAGAATTTCAAAGCATGAAAAAACAGAGGGATGTTGGAGAGACAAAAGTCCCATAGATTTGACTCAAAACCCTACCCCTactcttcactttttttctttctttctatatatatctCTTCATTGTCTTCTTCTAAAACTCCTTtccacaaacaaacaaaccctaaactaCAAAACCCTAATTAAAAACTCCTCTTCTGATTTCTTGCTCTCACCattagttcttttttctttacacaAACTCTTctcgtttctttttcttttcgaaGATTCATCTCTTATGGCCTTTCTTAGGTTTGCTTGCTTTTTGTTGGTTGTTCTTCCTGTTACATCACTCTCCATCATCAAGTTTCATCAACAaggtctctctctctctctctattattattcattcatctctctcttttaatatatttcttttcaactaTTTCTCAAATAGGGTGGGAATTAATGAACTCTCcctaaataaactaaaattttgttatattttttaaatatgttaaacaattttatcatttagaaCAACTTCTCTTTCTATGTTTAtgcaatataatatttattgcaTGCAATGATAGGCAAATTTTCAAGGGAATATTTGAGCTTTCGTTTACGCTATATATTCTAGTTGATAGGGGTGGTTTTTTTCGTATGTTATTGGTTCATTTACAGATTCATCAGATGGTATATTTTTGGAGAAAACAAAGTTAGAATTTAAGTcaagttaaattttagtaCTCACAGTTTcgaaaaactatataaataatCTCTATAGCTAGTTAAAATTCTCGTATATTTagtgtttttctaaaaactttatcaaatcgtaagaagaaaattttaactttttccaAATGACAAGGACTAGATTTGCAACTTAACCTATGTGTTATAGTAAAAAATGTTGCATTTTATAATCCTTTAACGATTTTTGTACGTATAATTGATgtattttcttgtagtgtgagttttttttttttttttttttttttttttgtagaagaCAAAGATGTAGCTGAAGATAGGGTTGGTTCACTCAAAATGGTAAGTAAACATAAACACCATACACACAAAATCTTCATCATACTAAACACattattaatcaatttatataattcagtaacagtttttcttttttctttttaaactctGTTTAGGAACTTCTGAGGAACAATAACattggaggaagaagattAGGAGCAGCGAAAGAGTTCATGGAAATGGAGAATAGCAAAAGCTTTGGAAAGAATGGGTCTAAAGAGAAGATTTCAAATATGGTTTTTTCAAGTGCTTccaatgaagaaaatggcaaaaagaagaataagaagaaggaGGTTTCAAGTttagaaacaaagaaaatgggAATTAGTGGGTCAACAGTTGTTTATAATAATGCTGATTATTTGACTTATATGCATCACCCACCAAAACATAATTgattcccaaaaaaaaaaagtattgaagCTTTTGGTTCTTAAAAGTTCTTGTTTTTATGcatgttaaatatatatatccaattTTCCTATCttcttataataatatatgtcaTATATATGAGTtccactatatatattataatatgtaatcaacaaattaagctaaagtttttttttttttcttggggTTTTTACTcatttataatcaaaatttgcttGCATAGAGCATAAACGTTCGAGGAGATTCTGTTTCTATCTCTTGTAATAGTAAAAGTGTTGTTCTTACTTATGTAGAGAGTTATTAGATGTATTTGAGgttgtaattttataattttaatggCAATTTTAAGTgttattttatgagattttattCTTCGTTGGAATCTAATTAGACATAAAGTAAATTTATATGCATAATATAATGGTTATCATGAACATTTTGAATGACTAAAATAAAGTTTGCTATagaattagttttttcttttatatgtgaATTGTTAGTTTGTAATGAAAGGTGAATATTGGCATGCATGCATTGCAGGACAGACAATGTTGATGAATTTAGGTCAAATATATTGCACATTATTGTATATTCGAGGCCCAATATTGTTGTACATTTTTCAGCCCAAAAATACTAATTTGCAACTATATACTTACAAAaccctctctctttctctctttatctGTgtacatataaaatataaaaattttgaatccGACCTACGTGGTCGTCTAACTTGTACTCTAATATTTTCTCAACTAAATAGACTTAAAACCACAACAAAAacttagtttaattaatacacgtatatatgtataaatgtATTGAGAACTAAGAGGTTTTGAAATCTCGTTAACTAGTACTAAATAGGCATAAACGTTGATTTTACATCGATTTTATTTGTGATAGAgactttcctttttctttttttaaatttgagaaatcCCCAATATATAAGCAAGTTTCTCCTTTTGGGAGATATACACATAAAAGACCATCTTTGTTATATAACCTTGAATAGTAATAActataattttgtataaataccatttttatcttatactttgtttttttttttctatttcattttataaactttcaatacatcttaaattcgatcttttttttttttttgcttattataatgaatcaatttagataaaaaaaaaaaaaaaaaaaaaaaaaaaaaaaaaaaaaacttgaatcaCCCTTAAAAGTACATCATGAAGgacatcaaaataatttaaaggttttgatttgatatcaaaataatttagaggttttgatttgatattatagTCCATAAAGGACATAGCTACGTTAAATcttcaactaaaaaaattaaacaatagatagaagtaaatttaataaatatatgatcATCTAGTTTCATTGAGATGTTTgagagtttttattttttccctctctcttgAGTCAAatctatcaaataaaaaagggaagaaacaacaaaattatgacTATGAATGTTTTTCAGAAAATCATGGCTTAATGTAATCGAATCATTTCTAACCACCGTCTTGGCTGGTCTCCTCAACCATTTTGCTCCTTTTTCAATGTTTCTCCATGTGATTTGAAATCTTTTATAAGATTTTGTTGGATTTAACCAACATCagtatcaaattcaaataataaactGACAAACATATGCACAGCTTGACCAAAATCACATTTCTTAAGCAGTGGAAGAACATTAGGAggcaatatataaataaaaactggCAACATCTCCCTCTTCTTGTTTACATAATTTCCTCTTAACATTTATTCTAAAAGTTATTTATATAACAAGGTGGTAGTAGAACAGCTAGAAGAacaaagtaattttgaagaaagaaaaaagaaaatactacaACCAAATCTACTAAGTTGAGATGCTACAATATTTACATTAGAGACTACCTAAGCAGTAGCAGTAGTAGTACTGACTCACCCTGATCTTCTAAATGTAATCTCTcggagagaaattaaaaaacccCTTTGCTGAATTCATCGATCAACTTTCTAATGATATAGAACAGCAAGGTTGGTGGTTGCTCAATCTCAAAATTGGCAAGAAGTACCAAGCCTCTGCCTCTGTCTCTGACCTAGAGTAGCAGATTTTCGTTTGGCAAATGCTGGGTGAAGTAGCTCTTGAAACTTGTCTAAGAACAATGACCATGAATCTTCATTCATATCAGCTAGCTTCACAAATGTTACACTAGCTGGAAGCTGTTCATTTGCACTTCGGTGTCCGGAGGATGTATTGGTCATCATGTATCCATTGTCAGGTCTTGTTCCGAAGTAGTTGCTATGCTTCTTATTCTTCTCACCTAGACTGGTATTCTTCAGTGACATGGAAAGCTTTGAAATAGTTGGAATCCTTTCAGAGGACAACAGATTGGTGAAGCCCCCTCCTCGCTCGTCTTCCTCGTCGTTTTCTTCCTCAATGCTTTCCTCCAGTTTACGAAGAGGAAAACGTCCATGTATACCACTACCGACACTGAAGGGGAATGGTGTTGTTGGGTAAAAATCATCTGCCTCTATCTCTTGGCTAAAATCCGATTCCTCCACGTCGCAGTCAATTTCAAACTGAAATTCTTCATCACCTAAATCAGCCCGAGGGGAATAGATCTCCTTCTCTTCGATTAGCTGCCTAGCCTCCATGCATATAAGTTCCAGTTCACTGGGATCCTCCTCTCCGCTACGAAACTCTCGAGTCATCATCTCGCCAATCTCAGCAAGACAAAGACCAAAGGCAGCAGCTTCCTTCAGGAAGATAGTGCAGAGAACCAAAACCCTGAGACAAGCCTCACGAATCATGGGGAGTTCCATCCTCAGCATCTCACTGTCTTTAAATGGATTGAGATCTTTGATATACTTGAGCTCATCCTCTGAAAACGGAATTGATGCCTGTGGCCAGTGAATCCACTCAAAATATGGGTCCTCTAGCGTTTCTGGAAGGCAGAGTCCATGATCAATAGGAATGAGCTCCACTTGACCAAACCTCCCAACACCATCAAGTTTCCTAACTAAAAGATTTCCAGCATGCCTATCTGTGTTAAAAACTCTAATGTCTAGAATGCCTATACGGTGCACAGCCACTACTGGGAAGCTGGAAGTTCCGT
This DNA window, taken from Cucumis sativus cultivar 9930 chromosome 6, Cucumber_9930_V3, whole genome shotgun sequence, encodes the following:
- the LOC105435861 gene encoding uncharacterized protein LOC105435861 isoform X2, with product MAFLRFACFLLVVLPVTSLSIIKFHQQDKDVAEDRVGSLKMELLRNNNIGGRRLGAAKEFMEMENSKSFGKNGSKEKISNMVFSSASNEENGKKKNKKKEVSSLETKKMGISGSTVVYNNADYLTYMHHPPKHN
- the LOC101212006 gene encoding phosphatidylinositol 4-kinase gamma 7, whose translation is MHRKLDSPVQTQMAVAAAFKSPLSGEYGGSKRMEGKQPTGRRRVFVQTDTGCVLGMELDRSDNAHTVKRRLQIALNVPTDESSLTFGDMVLKNDLSAVRNDSPLLLTRNILHRSSSTPCLSPTGRDIQQRDQSGPIEILGHSNRFVRTKQLVGEIIKAIKIGVDPIPVHSGLGGAYYFRNNRGESVAIVKPTDEEPFAPNNPKGFVGKALGQPGLKRSVRVGETGFREVAAYLLDYDHFANVPHTALVKITHSIFNVNDGVNGNMPPSKKKLISKIASFQEFIPHDFDASDHGTSSFPVVAVHRIGILDIRVFNTDRHAGNLLVRKLDGVGRFGQVELIPIDHGLCLPETLEDPYFEWIHWPQASIPFSEDELKYIKDLNPFKDSEMLRMELPMIREACLRVLVLCTIFLKEAAAFGLCLAEIGEMMTREFRSGEEDPSELELICMEARQLIEEKEIYSPRADLGDEEFQFEIDCDVEESDFSQEIEADDFYPTTPFPFSVGSGIHGRFPLRKLEESIEEENDEEDERGGGFTNLLSSERIPTISKLSMSLKNTSLGEKNKKHSNYFGTRPDNGYMMTNTSSGHRSANEQLPASVTFVKLADMNEDSWSLFLDKFQELLHPAFAKRKSATLGQRQRQRLGTSCQF
- the LOC105435861 gene encoding uncharacterized protein LOC105435861 isoform X1; protein product: MAFLRFACFLLVVLPVTSLSIIKFHQQEDKDVAEDRVGSLKMELLRNNNIGGRRLGAAKEFMEMENSKSFGKNGSKEKISNMVFSSASNEENGKKKNKKKEVSSLETKKMGISGSTVVYNNADYLTYMHHPPKHN